From a single Solanum dulcamara chromosome 4, daSolDulc1.2, whole genome shotgun sequence genomic region:
- the LOC129887354 gene encoding uncharacterized protein LOC129887354, which produces MADFYNEDGVSTSISEMPPTHYTIKIQSLSLLKKNNIEKYTSPYFEAGGYKWKLVFHPNGNKSKNKAGKYVSVYLMMAEATSLAPAGWEVHVGFRLFLLDHNNDNYLVLQYTSTEKGRRFHAMKVEWGFDRFMSQEAFNNPENGYVVDDMCVLGAEVYVCQEKFRGREDCLSMVKDPISYKHTWKIGKFSALTADCEDSQTFMAAEHKWKIQVYPKGKGSGTGSHLSLYLALAEPTSLSQGCQIYADFTMRILDQANAKHYIGKANYWFSGSQTFCGWPRFISIGYFSLPGAGFLVRDTCVIEAEVTVHGATTNKIML; this is translated from the exons ATGGCTGATTTCTACAACGAAGATG GAGTTTCAACATCCATTTCAGAAATGCCCCCTACTCATTacacaatcaaaattcagtcTCTCTCTCTTTTAAAAAAGAACAATATTGAGAAATACACCTCTCCTTATTTCGAAGCTGGTGGATATAAATG GAAGTTGGTGTTTCATCCAAATGGAAACAAAAGCAAGAATAAAGCAGGGAAGTATGTTTCTGTGTATCTGATGATGGCGGAGGCAACCTCACTTGCACCTGCAGGTTGGGAGGTCCATGTCGGCTTTCGGCTCTTTTTGCTTGATCACAACAATGACAATTACTTGGTCCTCCAAT ATACATCTACTGAAAAGGGAAGAAGATTCCATGCTATGAAGGTGGAATGGGGATTTGATCGATTCATGAGTCAAGAAGCTTTCAACAATCCAGAAAATGGGTATGTTGTAGATGACATGTGTGTCTTAGGAGCAGAGGTATATGTATGTCAAGAAAAGTTCCGAGGTAGAGAAGACTGTCTCTCCATGGTGAAAGACCCCATTAGCTATAAGCACACCTGGAAGATCGGCAAGTTCTCTGCTCTTACTGCAGATTGTGAAGACTCTCAGACCTTCATGGCAGCAGAACACAAATG GAAGATACAGGTATACCCCAAGGGCAAAGGGAGTGGTACAGGCAGCCATCTATCACTATATTTGGCATTGGCAGAACCAACCAGCCTTTCTCAGGGTTGTCAAATATATGCAGATTTTACAATGCGTATCCTTGATCAAGCTAATGCCAAACATTACATAGGCAAAG CCAACTATTGGTTCAGTGGATCACAGACGTTTTGTGGATGGCCAAGATTTATATCAATTGGGTATTTCAGTTTGCCAGGAGCCGGTTTTCTGGTCAGAGACACTTGTGTTATAGAGGCTGAAGTCACTGTGCATGGGGCTACTACTAATAAGATTATGCTCTAA